The nucleotide sequence AGACGCATTTACAAAAGCAGTAGATTGGTTGCTTGCATCTGTAATTACTGTAAGGGAGGTAAATATCTACTTTGACAGCCAGGCGGAAATTAGGGTTCTGGACTCGTTGCTGGTGCTTGCGAAATTAGTTGGGGAATGCTGGACTTCTCTCTCAACTGCATTCGATTatttcgatattaggctcatttggatTCCCGATTATATGTAGTGTCATAGCGAAAAACTGCAGGGCTGAAGAACTGGCTATACAGGAGACCCAGGCAATGGTTTCACCGCTAAATAAGGCTTCCCTTGAGAACATGTGGTCttctcctggaaagatgggcctcgcgtcaacttAACGAGATCCTTCTGGGGATGGGTAGATTGTGGCGCTCGAGAATTTGGCGGGTGTCTTTACCGGGCATTGTTCATAAGCtgtgcggtgagacttgggattgcttcaagtcctttttgCAGTAGCTATCTGGAAGAGGAGGTGGAATCATGTAAGCAAACTCTTCTCTGCTGCTCTGCTCTCGACGAGCTAATTTTCAGACATCTGGGTTCtattttttgctacacctgcggatatgcAGATTTAAATATCGCAAACCTGTTGAATTTCATTAGTAGCTTGAAACACTTATCATAAATGTAATTAACCACCGTTGGTCGTCATTCTCCAAAACCCTTTCCTCCTTTTCCCCTTATTGGTTCTTTTCTCTCTGTATGCCATCACAATGGaagaatttttgattatttgattAATTGAGCTCTCGTGTAGACAGCAGGAAAGGATACTGAGCAGCCAAGCCTGAATATTTCTTGAGGGTGCGAGTAGGAGCGGCGTTCAGCTGAAATACAAGCGGCAGCTGGAAAAGCTTTGGCAATGACGTAGATTTGTGTATTTTTGTGACCAAACtacacttttattttcttaggACTTTTATGGCTTGAAGCGATTTTAGCATCGCAAATATTCTTCTTGCTATCCCCTCATTGTTACATTAACATCTGCATATCACCACATTCTACACAGTATACTATAAATATGATATGAAAACACGCTTGGAATTAATGCCACTGGGCAATTATGGGCCTCTCTATATATTAACTGGATTTACTTCGGCGGCCCTGTACAGTGCCTCTGATTTATTACACGAACTAGTGAGTTACCAAAGCGTATGGTAGCACGCAAACAAAGAGGGCGAAGAAAACacttgtttaaaaacatttttattcttCAAATGATACAGGGCAGAACAAGAAGTGATATGTGCGACTTTGGAGTTCAATGATGTCGGGCAAATATTCCTCAAAATATTCCTTAATAAGTTTTtaatgatataaaaataaatttgtccgAAACTAAATGAAAATTGCATCACTCTTTAGTTACTTTATAAGCCCAGAAATTAAGCCTTGCttaaacgaaatgaaattgctgatgaattggccaaccgtggatcagcggttgcCTCACAATTGCTAGAGCCAAAAATCGGAGTGAGTTCTGCAGgattcatgaattggatcagcgattatgtaggcaatctacataaagagccgGTCTAGAaggctgcagaactgcaaggtgttttgtgacaagtccgaacagaaaactgtcaacctttctactaaaacttggaaggaaagacgttcggttgatggtcggtatcattacaggacacaacccatggggtcagcatatgaccaccattggaatcattgaggacccaatgtgcctgtcgtgcttggaggaggcggatagcactgagcactttctctgtgagtgttctgccTTTGTTAGAGCACGgctccgatgtcgtgagaatgagtaaaattcgttctctaaaactggaggatatttatagatttgccaaagaatctggaaaattctcacagaactaactatctctacctccgtctctattctttcctaactctttctctgatacttttctccttccctccttgactatctaccgtctttccagagctttaaatacaatgggctttttagcctgagtgttttaggagccaccaaatctcctggtgctccttggctcgaccttttcaaatttcattatttaagccttgtttggcatttttttttaaggcaacaaaaatatttattattctcgGGACTTTGATAAGACTTTTGTACAACATTGaagtatagaaaatattttttttttattataaagcaaACAAACATGGGGCATCGTTAAGAGCCAGTTTCTTGTTCGCATGACTTCCGCAAATATTTTAGTTggtctaaaataaaaatgaaaaaaattcgatCAATAGTAAAATTATAGTCAACATTAAAGGATCCAAACaacgaaatttaaatttgcctGTCTTACTTCTTCAAACTTCTTTAAACTGAGAACTTTCAAGGTATAAACTCATATAGAAAAATATGCTATGGACTAAATTCAtgccaattttaaataaatctggTCAGTTAGTTCTTAGGCGAGACGCCATGGATAATATTCGTGaaagtataaatataaaagcggTCACtgcagccgaatggattggtgcgtgattgcCATACGGTAGTGcccaaattatagaaaagggtttcactaatagcggtcgccacgcGATAGACGATGACAAGCacccgagtatatttctgcttcTCATAAGAAGCCCATCGGCCGATCGGAGCCGGCATAAAAATGTAGGATCCTCTAGGATAACTTCAAGACGCGCAGAAAAAATTGgaagaggagcttggccaagcaCCCAAGCACTTCTTGAAAGTTATAAAGTTATTGCAAATATCAGGTTATTGCAAAGCATGCCACGAAATCATCTACCTATCGAAGCCAATACCAAATTGatggtttcataaaaaaaatggagGAGAAACTCATGCCAATGTATAGCAAATCAGCAGCGGTTTAATCACAGTAGTAGGTATGCGGGTGTAGCTATTAAGGctggcgggccaattagatgtcctaaattcagtagttttcgcgaagcgttgtaggatgagaaaaaaaacaattagccaaatgaagttttgaagTTTGAAGTtgaagtttaatatatatttgaactaaaaaaaaaaaaatttgtacaatctccaacaatatattgtaagccgagttatcaatagattcccagagcgccttgccactgaaatatccaacttctgtacaagatacaacttgcaattttcatctgaaaacaaaaaaaaaagattattaattttgatgtaattatcttcgatgtgaactaagaaactcgtaaaattcgaatttttggggaggtagaaaaaaaacgtggtttttcaaggaaaaaaaaaaactcttcaactgggtaaaaaagtcgcttaaaaaagttttcggATGTTttctagttcacatagaagataattacatcaaaattaataatctttttttttttttgttttcagatgaaaattgcaagttgtatcttgcacagaagttggatacaggcgatctgggaatctattgataactcggcttacaatatattgttggagattgtacaatttttttttttagttcaaatatatattaaactatccccaaaacttcatttggctaattgtttttttctcatccttcaacgcttcgcgaaaactactgaatttaggacatccaattggcccgccggccttaaaccAGAATGATGGATTACAAGATTGAGACAGTCGTGAGAGTATTTCTGGTTGTGAGGTGAAAACTAGGCAaccgaaaaaattagaaacaacacaacaataaaattaaaataagtgcCCACTTATCAGTTTGTCAGCGTAATAGTTGATTCTGTAAAATTCACTGAGGATGGGATAATGGCTCGCGCATGTTGCGACCTTCTGTGTTCTCTCCACTGTGGCTACTAAACAACGAGAAGAAGCATCCGTAACTCTCACTTCTGGGTGCAAatcacaagaatgatagaaggTAAGAATGCGACTTCCCGAATAATTGAAAACGCGctcttattttaaatattttttttttatctaatataaaaattgcaaactttCAAATGTCAATATTCACTAAGCCACTCATTGAatattcacaaacaagtaacttATAAATAATGGTTTATTTCTGTGCCGACGTCACTCCATTGTCTAATTCGCCAAGAATAAGGTAACGGTTTTCGGAAGGCGCCACCTTCGGCGTTTtctcttattatttttattattattgttattaatttttccattgccgtgaaaataatgaattcaAATAGGTTTTACTACTGTTTTgcaagttaaaaatatttttttgtaaattatggAGCTTCTAAGGCGACTTCAGTTTGTATCGAATATCAGAGGCTTCTTAATCATTGAAGTTCATTTCTCTGCACGAAACATTTAATGataaaatgagtttttttaatagcggccgCCACTCGGCAACCAatgacaaacttccgagtgtatttctgccatgaaaaagctgctcataaaaaatatctgccgttcggagtcggcataaaactgtaggtctctccatttgagtACCAACGTCAGTCTACCGAGAATAGTTTAGACTTCGCAATAATAAAGTATGTATATTTGGAAAACAAAACTAGACGCTTTCGATGTAAATATGCCCTCCAGGTCTttctttttatacatttttgtcaGGGTTGGTAGTGcccaacttgtaatcgaaatcaatcgCAACTTTGCGTCTACTGAAGCACAAGTACTGGCATATACCAGGATTAAGCGGTAAAAAGTTATCATCTATCAGGTTAAGCCCTGTTGAAGTCCCATGCAGTCAGCTACATCCGTTCTACGACTGGAAATTTTCAAGTCATCTGCATACATCAGACAATGCGATGTGAAAACAGCGTTTGGAATATCACAAACAAAGATTAAGAACAATAGTGGCCAGAAATGGCTACCTTGAGGTACACCTGGGGTAGCTTTGATGGCAtaagattttctattatttatagtCGTACGAACGAATTGTGTTCTATCAGTGAGATACTATCCAAACCACTTAAGTAAGCTGTGACGAAGACGAATTGAACCCAACTTTTTAAGTAGGATACTATGGCTGACTCTATCGAATGCTTTCAAAAAGTCGGTGAATATGACATCGCTTTGTTGGCTTCTTcttttaagataaaatttgcGTATAAACCCAAATTCGTAACAGCAGGTCTACCGTTAATAGAGCCGTGCTGATAAGGCGATATGGAATCTGAGAATTGGAAGTGAATCAAAACGTgaacaagtttttcaaaatatttaggttGATTAAAGATTTCACAGATCGGGCGATAATTTTCAACATCCGACTTACTTCTGGACATATAAATCGGTATTATAATACAATAGATTCTttccaattatgtaaaaattcgACAGAAGCCACCGATTCCTTAAAGATAATTGTGAACGGTTGGGCTAACAATGTAGCACAGTTTTTGTATAAGTTAAAGGAGGGAAGGCATCTTCTCCAGGAGTTGGGTCATTTCTCGAGGCCGAATGCCCCCTTAGCACATCATTAAATGAGAGCTGGAAACCGTTAAATATCCGTGAGCTGTTAAAAGTGTTAAAAGCTGTTATAGTCATATAGTCATGTTATAATAGTAGCACCTCGTTTATACTTAGAAAATATGCATAGATTTTGACTAATCAGAAATCACACGCAatctcttcaaaaaaaaaaaaaaaaaaaaattatcatgtgATATTTTGATATGGCACGCCACATAGCAGAACTAGTTTTTGGTGGGGTGCTGCTTAGGCCAAATTATACCAAATACTTATCCCCGGCATACGCAGCATGTGACTAGCTAAGCCTGTTCATAATCTTGGTTATTAAAACACATTTATGTGATTTTCAGGAAGTACAAGAACTCAGTGAAATATAGCTAACTTAATGCttactaatacatttttttatataataatattcttttttatctttttcgcTTATTtcctatataaaaataattcaaattaatgcTACTACAAATTGGACAGAAGGTTACACAGACACATTTCATCCGCTCCAAAACGCTAAGTAGCTACTGGCCGGTGCTTATCTTCAATGAAAAGCTGCTTGGCGTtttcgctttttgtttgttttatttcacagcCCATAATTTGTTAACTTGGTCAGTTACACTGCTGACCTACAACTACATGAGTAAATTGTGGGAGTTGCACTAAGTCCGTTCCTCTTCAGTGCCTTAACATTTGGGTTGCTATACGCATTTTGCTGAATTATGGTTCCATTGTGTTTTGACTATTGAAATGGATCcctattttttgtagttttaaaaacttcttacaaggaaataaaataacacaatACTATTTTCCACGGTTCGAAAAATAACACACGCTATTTGTTGATATAAAATAGCAGACGGCTACCGAAAGTGGCATAGTTTACAGGTAGCAACCGCATTGACACCATTGCCAAGAATTAGAGAGCGTTTAAAGGAAGTACATCAAAAACAGCCAGCTAACATaacgcagaaaaatgtttaaatttgtaAGTTGCCATAAAAGTGCACGAAAAAGTGAAGCACTCCAAAGACATTTCCTAACTAAATACATTCACTCTTTTACAGCAATCCGTCGTCCTACTTGCTTCCATCCTTTTGCTGGCCACTACTGATGCCCGTCCGAGTCTGAAATATCTGCCAGCTGTAGCAGAGCATGTGGAATATACGCCCACTGTTGTCGGACACGCAGTACACTCACTGCCCACCGCAGTTTCGCATCAGAGTCAAACCATTGTACACGAGAAACGTCCCTACCTGCGACCCATAGTAGAGCACACGCCGATTATTAAAACTTACACACCCATTGTGAAGGCATATTCGCCCATTATCAAAGCGTATACACCCAGCACAAGTGTCGCTTGGCCTGCTGTTTCGTATGCATCTGTGTACCCGTCAGCTTATGAAGGTTTATATGATGGTTGGAGTTCGCCCAGTTTGAAGAGTGCCTATGGTGGATGGAGTTCTGGTTGGAAGCCGAGTGCGGCCTATGAGGATTGGAATGCGTGGGCgctgaaaaagtaaataaattagtgAGCAAAACCGAAAGTCATGTGAAAATTTGGAGTCAAATGAAATGTTTAATacgtaaataaagaaaatgtgatttataatatttgtactCACAGAGGCAGCGAATAAAGCAAGCAAAGCTTCAAAATTACTATCAGAAAATCTACCATATCTGGCACGCAAATCAAAGTTCCAAACAATTAAGAACAGAAATccgattttaacaaaattagaGAGTAAAGAACAATAATAAGATAATTAAACCAAAAGTTCTTAGAGATCGGAATTCGGCAATAACTTCCtcgtttgaaataaattttttccccgcgagccatttcttcttGTTAGGGAACACTAAAGTCGCACTAATTAATgtagtttggcggcgacaactccggatgaatgtactggtgcgttatcgtggtgaaaaagcactttctttttagccaaatgcggccgtatctccttcaattttttgggaAACAGGTCTAATAACTCTCTGTAGtgttgtccagtgatcgttcttcctttttctaaaaaatccacgAAGATAACatcgttcgcatcccaaaagaTCGTCGCCGTGATCTTTCCGGCCGATTGGACTGTCTtcaccttctttggagcagagtCACTGAGAGAAATCCATTGTGTTGATTGTTGCTCAGTTCCTGGTGTGTAGTGATGAATCCAACGGTAACAACTCGACGCGAAAATTCCTtcagatctcgcttaaattgctccaaacattgcttcgaagttaacagccgcatcagCTCGTTGTCCACCGTGAGAAATCGTGGCACCCAttgggccgacaattttttcatcgccaacttatcatgtaaaatatttattgccgttccggtcgacacgCCTATGGCCTCTGTATGGCCTCGAGCACTTTCGTTCGTTGATCAGCGAAAATCATGTCGcggatttttttaatgatttcctTGGTAACCAAGTCTGTCGAGCGTCCTGGTATCTCCTGAACAAAAAtagatgttcgcccacgtttaaattcgttaaaCTAATATATAACTGTGGttatagatggcgaagcgtcctcacaaacagcatccaactttgcttttatgtcctcgcattttttcacatccaaaaaaagcgaattaccgaactcCCCTCCACCTTCCCCTCCTCCTTGAAGAATGAAGAAGGTCGCTCTTGCTTATCTAACAACACAACAtcacactttgttgggtcccCGGCCAATCTGGAGTGAAGGAAAATGCAAGAGCGGCTAAGTGCGCTATGAAAAGCTCTATGTTTGACCTACAGCGCGTGGTAGAGAGCATAAGctttcctctaaacgaactttACACTACGATTGACTTGAGCATAAACGCTGAAACCAATGGAAAGAGGCCTCTGATTATTAACTGCAGAGTCTCCAAAGtactctggccaaaactgaatctgaagcacaaaatgtctgcttggataaAAGAGATTCAATCACCAGCGTGCTCACAGGTGTTATAGCGGTTCACTGCAatattggcaccctagccagtacaattcgtgtacctcacaatggctTCTGGAGGAGTTGTGGATATGAGGATGTCTCACTGGATGGACTAGGTACCTTTTTAAAGTAATCTAAGGGATTTAACGGGAGATGGAAATGAAATGCAGATATTACAATGGGTCGAGTGTTTTGTCTTAGACAAGAAACCTGGCTAatcaaacctaacctaacataacccAGCgcagagtgtttttttttaattaccgtTATATGAGATCTAGACGTAGTTAGGTGCCAATTTAGTCCTATTTTGGATAAAGCGTACTTTAGTTGTGtaccaagtttcattgaaatgttCTCAATTTAACTCGAGTTATTGTCCTCACGGACCGACAAATGAACAGACTTGGTTAAATCGAGTCCATTCTGCTCATTTTGGTATATACATCTGTGCATATCTGTTTAggcttatatttatatacaactgTGAACAAAATTGTCATACCCTTGGGCGCAAGTGCGcgggtagaaaaaaaaattaaatagtgatgaagtaatataataaataatgagGTTGCACGCTTTAAGGGGTAActttacgtgtttctctagctattcttatctagattaagaaaaaaaatgtttctttgttccagattaaaaaaaattctttaaaaatcgtgtttattttacgcgtgtacagtggtgttaccccttaaggggtgcaaattttaacctggaacaaagaaacattttttttcttaatctagataagaatagctagagaaacacgtaggggatttaaaaaatatttatttttgtggaattagcaagcatttgaaggaaaaaactctattttggactaaaaaaacggcacttaaataattataacaatcgtttaaattaatctatcgaaaatcccctacgctcttctcttaagaaggttattatacagacgtagtgaaaaacctgattaaaaatatttaaaattgtttgagttatgctgcgtgccaatttcagaaaacgtgttttgagaaaaacgcggtTAAAGTTTGGAAacttggagaagtcgttaggtagcagtcactaacgcttagttaaaagcttaaaatatttatgaaataaac is from Anastrepha ludens isolate Willacy chromosome 4, idAnaLude1.1, whole genome shotgun sequence and encodes:
- the LOC128861083 gene encoding uncharacterized protein LOC128861083, which codes for MFKFQSVVLLASILLLATTDARPSLKYLPAVAEHVEYTPTVVGHAVHSLPTAVSHQSQTIVHEKRPYLRPIVEHTPIIKTYTPIVKAYSPIIKAYTPSTSVAWPAVSYASVYPSAYEGLYDGWSSPSLKSAYGGWSSGWKPSAAYEDWNAWALKK